The following nucleotide sequence is from Paracrocinitomix mangrovi.
CATAGACCTTTGATTTTAACACAATCATTGCCATTAAAGGTTGTTACTTCACCGGTAGGTGCATAAGCAGGATCATATTCTGTTGCCATGTATGAACCTTCAAGTTTTCCAGGCACATTGTGTTTTAAAACTGTATCTCTGTTTGACATTATGTTGGAAGGATCCATTGCTGAATCAGAGTAAGGTTCAGACCAAAATACAATACCTTCTTGAATCCAAAATACCCCACCTTTTGCTCCGGTTGATTGGTTTCCGATTATGCTGTGAGACCTGTCATATTTTACCCACATAAAGTCTTCGGTTTCTACTTTTAATGCACTTTTTGATGGAAGAGCAATATCAATTCCAAACAATTCTTTTGATCTCAATGCTATACCGTTATTTTTATGAGCACGGTAATATTTTTCAAGAGATAGAGTAGTAAACTCATTCAAACGATCCATTACATCCGTAAATTGAGTTTCAACGTATCTTTTTAAACGGTTAGGATCAGAATCTTTTATAATGATGAACAATTGATCTTTTGCAAAGTAATTTTCTTTTTCAATAACCGCAGTTTCACCATAAGTTGAATCATAATCAACATGAACTTTTAATAATAGCCTGCCCAATTTATTACCATGTGTTAAGTTTTTTGGGTCAGAATGATGATAGTCAAACATAGGTTCAGGTCTTAAATACGGACCTTTTGCGTTTTGAGATAAGAAAGATTGAATAGTATCTCCTAATGGTCCATTCCAAAGTTGATTTTCCATTATTACTACTATCTCACCTCTATTACCAGCAGAGTCAGGAAGA
It contains:
- a CDS encoding DUF4837 family protein; this translates as MKHLLIAFIPAFLLTACFSSSSQKEDFLPDSAGNRGEIVVIMENQLWNGPLGDTIQSFLSQNAKGPYLRPEPMFDYHHSDPKNLTHGNKLGRLLLKVHVDYDSTYGETAVIEKENYFAKDQLFIIIKDSDPNRLKRYVETQFTDVMDRLNEFTTLSLEKYYRAHKNNGIALRSKELFGIDIALPSKSALKVETEDFMWVKYDRSHSIIGNQSTGAKGGVFWIQEGIVFWSEPYSDSAMDPSNIMSNRDTVLKHNVPGKLEGSYMATEYDPAYAPTGEVTTFNGNDCVKIKGLWKHAGNPAAAGGGPFVQYSIHHPKTNQIVTVCGYVYAPKFDKREHIRELEAMLNTIDID